The Mycolicibacterium duvalii DNA window CACTCGTCGGGCCTGGTCGGAAACCCGTTCCGGCAGGCTGGTTCTCGAGGCCTCTGTGGGCGCTGGCGTCGTCATGCCTAGGCCGACCGGTTGGCGGCCAATCTGGCGAGTTCGGTCAGACCGATCCTGGCCTGCGGGTCGATCGACACCGAGTCGAGGACGCCGATGGCCTCGCGCGTCAGTTGCTCGATCCGGCTCTCCACCGCGGCCAAGGCGCCGACGGACTCGATCGCCGCCCGTACGTCGACGACCTGCGAATCGGTCAGCTCGGTACCGATCGAGGTGTGCAGCAGTTCGGCTGCGGCCGGGTCGTTCTTCTCGGCGAGCTCGACGGCTTCGGCCAACAGCACTGTGCGCTTGCCGGAGCGCAGGTCGTCGCCGGAGGGTTTACCGGTGACGTCGGGGTCGCCGAACACACCGAGCACGTCGTCCCGGAGTTGGAACGCGACTCCCAGACTGGTCCCCAGCTCGTGGAATGCCTCCAGCACATCGGGCCGGTCGGCCGCGGCGGCCGCGCCGAGTTGCAGTGGCCGCGTGATGGTGTAGGACGCCGTCTTGTAGATGTTCACGGTCACCGCCGACGCCACCGTCTCCGCGCCGCTGGCTTCGGAGACGATGTCGAGGTACTGGCCGCCGAGGACCTCGGTCCGGATCGCGGCCCACACCCGTTGCACCCGGGCGTGGGCGTCGGGATCCAGCGCCGCGGTCGCGACGATGTCGTCGGCCCACACCAGCGACAGGTCGCCCAGCAGAATCGCCGCCGAGAGGCCGAACTGTTCGGCGGAGCCATGCCAGTTCCGGTCGCGGTGACGCTCGGCGAAGATGCGGTGCACCGTCGCCAGTCCGCGGCGCGTCGCCGACGCGTCGATCACGTCGTCATGGACCAGCGCGCATGCGTGCAGCAGTTCCAGTGCGGAGAACAGACGCAGGACGTCGGGCCCGGGTTCGGTCCCCGCGACCGCGCGCCAACCCCAATAGGCGAAGGCCGGTCGCAACCGTTTCCCGCCGCGCAGGACGAACTCCTCGAGGGCCTCGGTGAGCACCGCGTAGTCGGCGCCGATGTATGCGGCGTCCCGGCGGCGGTCACGCAGGTAGTCCCGCAAGTGTCCGGTGACGGCCTCGGCCAGTTCGACGGCCGATGGTGCCGCTGCATTCACGCTCAGCGGGCGCCCCTTTCCGTGTTGTCAGAATTCGCCCCGGCAAGTGCACTCAGAGTAGATGCTGCGCCGGCCGGGACGGCAAGTCAGGGCTGGTGCGCCGCGTCCTCGGGATCACCGGGCCGCGGGGACCGGTCCCGGTTGCTGTAGGCCAGTGCTCCGATGAGGCCGGCGACCAGGAACGAGGCGACCCCGAGCCAGATCGCGGCGCCGGTGAACGATCGCGCGCTGGGGTCGGTGTAGCGCGCCTGGGCGTTCATCGTGCTCACGACGCCGGGCCGCAGCTTCCATTCGACGACTTCGGAGGAGATCTGATCGCCGTTGGTGGAGGTCACCTCGCCCGGGAAGGCGACGGAGAGCGAGACGTCGGCCTCCGGGTCGCTGACCGTGGTCAGGTCGACGCGCCCCTCCAGGATCACCAGGTCACCGGCGCGGCGCAGCGAGATGTCGACTCCGGCGGCGTCGCGATTCATCCCGGCCAATTGCGGCACCTCGGCGAAGGTGAGGTCGGAGAACACCGCTTGTGAGCCGACGTAGTCGTCCCGGCTGTACTCCGATACCGCGACCTTCTGGGCGAACGGGAGGTTGTTGAGCAGCTGCGGACCTTTGTCATCGTCGTCGCGTGGCTTGGCCGCCGCGACGATCTGGCCGGAGACCCGGTCGTCGGGGGAGACCGTGATCGACGCGCGCACGCGGACACAACCGATGAGTGACGGCCCCACCAGCAACAGCAACAGCAGCAGCGCCAGGATGCGCCTGGAGGTCCGGCGACGGATCAGCACCCGGTCATCGTGCCAGACGGGGCGTCGACAGGCGGTCAAGCCGGACGTGCGGGCGCGAGTTTCACAGCGGTAGGCCGCGGCCGAGGATGGCGAACGCACGGGGGTCACCGGCGAAGTGGTAGTCGCGGATCACGTCGGTGAAGCCCAGCCTGCGGTAGAGCCGCCACGCGCGGTTGGCTTCGCCGTTGACCTCCGGGGTGGATAGCAGCACATTGCGTTCGCTGCGGTCGTCGAGCAGCCGGCGGATCAGGGCCTCGCCGAGGCCGCGGCCCTGTGCGCGCGGATGGATGTGCAGCTCGGTCAGTTCGAAGTAACTGCTCATCAGATTCGAGATGTGCTGCGCGTCGGCGCCGATCCTGCGTAGCCCGCCACTGACCTGCTGCTGCCACCACTGGTCGGGTGCGCCGCAGTAACCGTAGGCGATGCCCAGCATCGGGGCGTCGATCGACGACGCGTCCGCGGCGGAGCCGGCCTCGATCGCGGCCACCGCCTTCCAGCCCGCTCGACGAGCGTGTTCGAGCCACATCGAGGCGCGCTGGTCCTCGGTGCCGCGGGGATAGCGCATCGCGTCGACGTAGATCGCCAGCGCGTCGCCGAGCCGTCGCTTCATGTCGTCGGGCGACAGCTCGATCAGATGCGTCGCCAAATGTCAGCCCTTCTCCGCGATGATCGGTCGTCGTCCCCATTATCGGCTTCTCTGAGGCGGCGGCTCTCGATGACAGTGTCCGTCATAGAATCGGGCGATGAACTAGGTGGTACGGCGCAGATCGAGCTCGTATCATGAGTGTTAAGTGCCCGGAGTCGGGCATCCATGAGTCGAACGATTGCCACGACCCCACGGCAAGAGGGAGGGACGAATGCCACTCTCCGATCATGAGCAGCGCATGCTCGACCAGATCGAGAGCGCGCTCTATGCCGAGGATCCCAAGTTCGCGTCCAGCGTTCGTGGTGGCAATCTGCGCGCCCCGTCGACCCGGCGACGTCTCCAGGGGGCCGCGCTGTTCGTGCTCGGGCTCGCCATGCTGGTGGCGGGTGTGGTGATCAGGGCGACCTGGATTGGAAGCTTCCCGATCCTGTCCGTGCTGGGCTTCATCGTGATGTTCGGCGGTGTGGTGTTCGCGATCACCGGCCCGCGCGTGGCGGGGGGCCGGGGCAGCGCCCCCGACGATCTCACCGTGGCGCGGCAGAAGCGTGCCAAGGGTGGCGGCTCGTTCACCAGCCGAATGGAAGATCGCTTCCGCAAGCGGTTCGACAACTAGCGCACTCGACTCCATCAGGGGCAGCCCGAACGGGCTGCCCCTCTTTTTTTGGCCCCACCACGCCCCACCCACGCGCCCGTCCCGGCGAACAGGTGCTGAGCAGGGCTTTCTCAGCGCGCCGTCACAGCAGGATGGCGAACCACCCCTCGCTTGGGGCTCTTCGCGGCACAGAATGAGGCGGGAAGGGGGAAACGCGCGGAAGGATTAGGAGCAAAGTGGGGGATTGTGGGGTAAAGTGGCGGACAACGGAGCGACCGGGGTTCCGTGCAGGGCGAGGCTTGAGAAGGTCTGCGAGGTGGCGAGATGTTCTTCGGCACCTACACGCCCAGGCTCGACGACAAAGGGCGACTGACGTTGCCCGCCAAGTTCCGCGACGCACTGGCAGGAGGGTTGATGGTCACCAAGAGCCAAGATCACAGCCTGGCTGTGTACCCGCGGGCGGAGTTCGAGGCGATGATCGCCGAGATCAACGGGCGGGCCAAGCGGGGCAATCCTCAGGCTCGCGCCTACCTGCGCAACCTGGCGGCCAGCACCGACGAGCAGTACCCGGACTCCCAGGGGCGGATCACCCTCTCCGCGGAGCACCGGCGCTACGCGGGTCTGAGCAAGGACTGCGTCGTCATCGGATCGATCGAGTTCCTCGAGATCTGGGACGCCGAGGCATGGCGCAACTACCAGGAGCTACACGAAGAGAACTTCTCCGCGGCCAGCGATGAAGCACTCGGCGACATCTTTTGATCTGCCCATTGGCCGGCAGGCCCGTGCAGTGTGGCCTCTGCCCGAACCGGCCCTGACGTACTTCCCCGACGTCAGGTTCGTGCTCTCGGACAGGGACCTCACTGCAGGGGCCGCCCCTGACCCCCACGGTGCTGCAATGGTCGAACACGAGCCCCACATCCCGGTGCTGCTCGACCGATGCGTCGAGCTGCTCGGCCCGGCGCTGACACGGCGCAGCCCCGACGCCGCCGGTGCCACCCTCGTCGACGCCACGCTGGGCGCCGGGGGGCACGCGGCGCGTTTCCTCGACCGCTTCCCAGGCCTGACGCTGATCGGTCTGGACCGTGACGCCGAGGCGCTGCGACTGGCCGGGCAGCGGCTGGCGCCATTCGCCGACCGCATCACGCTGGTGCACACCCGCTACGACGGCCTGGCCGACGCGATCGACCAATGCCCCTGGGCCGAAACGGGAGTTGACGCCATCCTGTTCGACCTCGGGGTGTCGTCGATGCAGCTCGACCAGGTCGAACGCGGCTTCTCCTATGCGACCGACGCGCCTCTGGACATGCGGATGGACTCGCAATCCCCGCTCACCGCCGCCGAAATTCTCAACAGCTACGACGAAAAGGACATCGCCCGCATCCTCCGTGAATACGGCGAGGAACGCTTCGCCGGCCGAATCGCCGCGCAGATCGTCAAGCGACGCACCACCACCCCGTTCACGACCACGGCCGAACTGGTCGAGTTGCTCTACGCCGCGATCCCCGCGCCGGCGCGCCGCACCGGCGGTCATCCCGCCAAGCGCACCTTTCAGGCATTGCGCATCGCGGTCAACGCGGAGCTGGAATCCCTGCGCACGGCCATCCCGGCCGCACTGGATGCGCTGCGGCCCGGCGGTCGCCTCGCGGCGATGGCCTACCAATCCCTGGAAGACCGGATCGTCAAAACCGCCTTCGCCGAGGCGACCGCATCACGTACACCGCCCGGGCTGCCAGTCGAGTTGCCCGGCCACCAACCACGATTCGTCGCCCTGACCCGCGGGGCCGAGCGTGCCGACGCCGACGAGATCAACCGAAATCCGAGAAGCGCTCCGGTCCGGCTGCGTGCGGTCGAGAAAGTGATGGGGGAGTCACGATGAAGTCGAAGAAGCCGGTACGGACGGCCCGCGCAGGAACGGCGCGGACCCGCCAGCCTGCCAAGAAGGCGCGCAAGCAGGACACCCGGCGGGCGCCGCGCGAGTCGAAACGCACCCCTGTCGACGCGACACCCCGCGGTCGCGCGAGCGCCCGCGACACCCGGCCCACCCGGTCGGCGCCCCGCACCACGCCGAAACCGCGCCCGGCCGATGTACCGGCCCGGCCGAAGAGCGCCAGCCAGGCCAAGGCCCGCGCCAAGGCCCGGAAAGCCAAAGCGCCCAAGGTCGTTCGCCCCCCGCTGCGGCAGCGGATCCTGGTCAAGCTGGCCTCGGTCGAGCTGAGCCCGCGGCGACTGGTCGCGCGGGTGCCCTTCGTGGTGCTGGTCATCGCCGCGCTCGGACTCGGTCTCGGAGTGACGCTGTGGCTGTCCACTGATGCCGCGGAGCGTTCCTACCGACTCGGCAATGCGCGGGAACTCAACCAGGCGCTGATGCAGCAGAAGGAAGCGCTCGAGCGTGATGTCCTGGCGGCCCAGGCCGCACCGGCGCTCGCCGAGGCCGCCCGCGAACTCGGCATGATCCCGTCACGCGACACCGCGCGCCTGGTGCAGGACCCCGCCGGCAACTGGGTCGTCGTCGGCACCCCCAAACCGGCCGAGGGAGTCCCGCCGCCACCGTTGAACGCGCCGCTGCCCGAACCCGAACCACCGGCGCCGCCGGCGCCGCGGGTCATCGAACCACTCGAAGTCCCGGTGCGCCTGCCCAGTGTGCAACCGCCCACCGCTGCAGATCTGCCGCCGGTGCCGCTGGCAGTGCCCGGAGTGGAGGTTCCGCACGCAGTGCCGGGAACGCTGCCCGCCCCCGGCCCGGTCCCGCAACTGCCGGCCGCCGGCGTGCCCGCCGCCGCGCCCGCACCCGTGGCCCCGCCCGCGCCGCAGACGCCCGCCCCGCCGCCGGTCGCCGAGCACGTCGTCCCGGTCGTCTCCGCCGTCCCGGGCGCGCCCGCGTGAGCCGCCGGTCGAGTCGGCCCTCCACCGGCGCCCCGACCCAGGAACGCTCGGCGCGCGCGCGGCGGACCCGCCAACCCGTATCGCCGGCCGGGTTGCGCAGCGCCTCGTTCGTCTTCCGGCACCGGGCCGGCAACGCCGCGATGTTCATGCTGCTGGTGATCGCCGCCGCCCAGTTGTTCACGCTGCAGGTGCCTCGCGCCGAAGGGTTGCGCGCCCAGGCCGCCGGTCAGCTCAAGGTCACCGACATCGACCCCGCGGTGCGCGGGGCCATCATCGACCGCAACCACGACAAGCTGGCCTTCACGATCGAGGCACGGGCGTTGACGTTCCAGCCCGTGCGGGTCCGCAAGGAACTCGAGGAGGCCGTCGCCAAGGCCGTGGAGACCGGAGCGGACGCGCCGGACCCGGACACCCGACTGGAGGACATCGCCGAGGAGGTCTCCTCCCGGCTGGGCGGCACCCCGGACCGCGCCACGGTGCTCAAGAAGCTGCGCAGCAACGAAACCTTCGTCTACCTGGCGCGTGCGGTCGACCCGGCGATCGCCGACGCGATCAGGAACGAGTTCCCCGAGGTCGGCGCCGAGCGCCAGGATCTGCGTCAGTACCCGGGTGGTTCGCTGGCGGCCAACATCGTCGGCGGCATCGACTGGGACGGCCACGGGCTGCTCGGCCTGGAGGACTCGCTCGACGCCGTTCTCGCGGGTACCGACGGGTCGGTCACCTACGACCGCGGATCCGACGGTGTGGTCATCCCGGGCAGCTACCGCGACCGTCACGACGCCGTCAACGGCTCCACGGTGATGCTCACCATCGACGACGACATCCAGTTCTACGTTCAGCAGCAGGTGCAGCTGGCCAAGGACGCCTCCGGCGCCAAGAATGTCTCGGCGGTCGTCCTCGACGCCAAGTCCGGCGAGGTGCTGGCGATGTCCAACGACAACACGTTCAACCCGGCCCAGGACCTGAGCCGGCAGAAGAACCGCGAGTTGGGTAACCCGTCGGTGTCCTCACCGTTCGAACCGGGCTCGGTCAACAAAATCGTCACCGCCGCCACCGTGCTCGAGATGGGGCTCTCCCATCCGGACGAGGTGCTGCAGGTGCCCGGCTCGATCGGGATGGGCGGGGTCACCGTCGGCGACGCGTGGGAGCACGGGGTGATGCCCTACACCACCACCGGAGTCTTCGGGAAGTCGTCGAACGTCGGCACGCTGATGCTGGCCCAGCGGATCGGCCCGGAGCGCTATGCCGAGATGCTGCGCAAGTTCGGGCTCGGTCAACGCACGGGTGTCGGGCTGCCGGGCGAGAGCGCCGGGCTGGTGCCGCCGATCGACCAGTGGTCCGGTAGCACCTTCGCCAACCTGCCCATCGGCCAGGG harbors:
- a CDS encoding LppM family (lipo)protein, with product MLIRRRTSRRILALLLLLLLVGPSLIGCVRVRASITVSPDDRVSGQIVAAAKPRDDDDKGPQLLNNLPFAQKVAVSEYSRDDYVGSQAVFSDLTFAEVPQLAGMNRDAAGVDISLRRAGDLVILEGRVDLTTVSDPEADVSLSVAFPGEVTSTNGDQISSEVVEWKLRPGVVSTMNAQARYTDPSARSFTGAAIWLGVASFLVAGLIGALAYSNRDRSPRPGDPEDAAHQP
- a CDS encoding DUF3040 domain-containing protein — translated: MPLSDHEQRMLDQIESALYAEDPKFASSVRGGNLRAPSTRRRLQGAALFVLGLAMLVAGVVIRATWIGSFPILSVLGFIVMFGGVVFAITGPRVAGGRGSAPDDLTVARQKRAKGGGSFTSRMEDRFRKRFDN
- the rsmH gene encoding 16S rRNA (cytosine(1402)-N(4))-methyltransferase RsmH, whose translation is MKHSATSFDLPIGRQARAVWPLPEPALTYFPDVRFVLSDRDLTAGAAPDPHGAAMVEHEPHIPVLLDRCVELLGPALTRRSPDAAGATLVDATLGAGGHAARFLDRFPGLTLIGLDRDAEALRLAGQRLAPFADRITLVHTRYDGLADAIDQCPWAETGVDAILFDLGVSSMQLDQVERGFSYATDAPLDMRMDSQSPLTAAEILNSYDEKDIARILREYGEERFAGRIAAQIVKRRTTTPFTTTAELVELLYAAIPAPARRTGGHPAKRTFQALRIAVNAELESLRTAIPAALDALRPGGRLAAMAYQSLEDRIVKTAFAEATASRTPPGLPVELPGHQPRFVALTRGAERADADEINRNPRSAPVRLRAVEKVMGESR
- the idsA2 gene encoding bifunctional (2E,6E)-farnesyl/geranyl diphosphate synthase, yielding MNAAAPSAVELAEAVTGHLRDYLRDRRRDAAYIGADYAVLTEALEEFVLRGGKRLRPAFAYWGWRAVAGTEPGPDVLRLFSALELLHACALVHDDVIDASATRRGLATVHRIFAERHRDRNWHGSAEQFGLSAAILLGDLSLVWADDIVATAALDPDAHARVQRVWAAIRTEVLGGQYLDIVSEASGAETVASAVTVNIYKTASYTITRPLQLGAAAAADRPDVLEAFHELGTSLGVAFQLRDDVLGVFGDPDVTGKPSGDDLRSGKRTVLLAEAVELAEKNDPAAAELLHTSIGTELTDSQVVDVRAAIESVGALAAVESRIEQLTREAIGVLDSVSIDPQARIGLTELARLAANRSA
- a CDS encoding peptidoglycan D,D-transpeptidase FtsI family protein; this encodes MSRRSSRPSTGAPTQERSARARRTRQPVSPAGLRSASFVFRHRAGNAAMFMLLVIAAAQLFTLQVPRAEGLRAQAAGQLKVTDIDPAVRGAIIDRNHDKLAFTIEARALTFQPVRVRKELEEAVAKAVETGADAPDPDTRLEDIAEEVSSRLGGTPDRATVLKKLRSNETFVYLARAVDPAIADAIRNEFPEVGAERQDLRQYPGGSLAANIVGGIDWDGHGLLGLEDSLDAVLAGTDGSVTYDRGSDGVVIPGSYRDRHDAVNGSTVMLTIDDDIQFYVQQQVQLAKDASGAKNVSAVVLDAKSGEVLAMSNDNTFNPAQDLSRQKNRELGNPSVSSPFEPGSVNKIVTAATVLEMGLSHPDEVLQVPGSIGMGGVTVGDAWEHGVMPYTTTGVFGKSSNVGTLMLAQRIGPERYAEMLRKFGLGQRTGVGLPGESAGLVPPIDQWSGSTFANLPIGQGLSMTLLQMTGMYQAIANDGVRIPPRIVKATLGPDGTRTEEPRPDGVRVVSEKTARTVRDMFRSVVQRDPRGIQQGTGPQAAVEGYQIAGKTGTAQQINPACGCYYSDVYWITFAGMAPSDDPRYVVGVMMDAPHRAADGSAGSSAAPLFHNIASWLLQRDNVPLSADPGAPLTLQAG
- a CDS encoding GNAT family N-acetyltransferase, with protein sequence MATHLIELSPDDMKRRLGDALAIYVDAMRYPRGTEDQRASMWLEHARRAGWKAVAAIEAGSAADASSIDAPMLGIAYGYCGAPDQWWQQQVSGGLRRIGADAQHISNLMSSYFELTELHIHPRAQGRGLGEALIRRLLDDRSERNVLLSTPEVNGEANRAWRLYRRLGFTDVIRDYHFAGDPRAFAILGRGLPL
- a CDS encoding division/cell wall cluster transcriptional repressor MraZ, with the translated sequence MFFGTYTPRLDDKGRLTLPAKFRDALAGGLMVTKSQDHSLAVYPRAEFEAMIAEINGRAKRGNPQARAYLRNLAASTDEQYPDSQGRITLSAEHRRYAGLSKDCVVIGSIEFLEIWDAEAWRNYQELHEENFSAASDEALGDIF